In a single window of the Elaeis guineensis isolate ETL-2024a chromosome 4, EG11, whole genome shotgun sequence genome:
- the LOC105043252 gene encoding nascent polypeptide-associated complex subunit alpha-like protein 2 has protein sequence MPGPVVQGEEEQLLSSLKEEEQQQQEQQQQQDDAPVIEDVKEDEDDDEDDDDDDEAQGEQGAGANDSSKQSRSEKKSRKAMQKLGMKPVTGVSRVTIKRTKNILFIISKPDVFKSPNSETYIIFGEAKIEDLSSQLQTQAAQQFRMPDLSNVMAKPDVSAAAPADEDEEEIDETGVEPRDIDLVMTQASVSRGKAVKALKSHNGDIVSAIMELTA, from the exons atgcCGGGCCCCGTCgtccaaggagaagaagagcaACTTCTCTCCTCCCTCAAAGAAGAGGAACAACAACAACaagagcagcagcagcagcag GACGATGCCCCCGTCATCGAGGACGTCAAGGAGGACGAAGACGATGACGAGGATGACGACGACGATGACGAAGCCCAAG GTGAACAAGGAGCAGGTGCAAATGATAGCTCCAAGCAGAGCAGGAGCGAGAAAAAGAGCCGCAAGGCAATGCAGAAGCTTGGGATGAAGCCTGTTACAGGTGTCAGTAGGGTTACCATTAAGAGAACCAAAAAT ATCTTGTTCATCATATCAAAACCTGATGTCTTCAAGAGCCCAAACTCCGAAACATATATCATATTTGGTGAGGCAAAAATAGAGGACTTGAGCTCCCAGCTACAAACACAGGCTGCCCAGCAGTTCAGGATGCCGGACCTCAGCAATGTTATGGCCAAGCCAGATGTGTCTGCTGCTGCACCAGCTGATGAGGATGAGGAGGAAATAGATGAGACTGGAGTGGAGCCTCGTGACATTGATCTTGTTATGACACAGGCTAGCGTGTCTAGAGGGAAGGCTGTTAAGGCTCTGAAGTCCCACAATGGAGATATCGTCAGTGCTATCATGGAGCTCACTGCCTAA